One Aliidiomarina minuta genomic region harbors:
- a CDS encoding DUF3108 domain-containing protein: protein MKLFVPFAAAAALTTFMAGSAQASEQNNAQMETKPYSAKYELSRRGTTRGHASRVLSRTEQNTWRYYTESYASMLFLSDHRENDTEFLMRNGRVEPLVFDYSREGTGSNQYFTVQFDRPNKELISIAGDEINADWRDDLLDANAVLHQLQVDVAAGGDNWTYQLLDENGNNREYEFARAKTEILQLPYGEVEVVRVDRVRDTDRRQTFFWFAPELNYTLVRMQQLRKGREEAMISLTELNFDDE from the coding sequence ATGAAGTTATTTGTACCTTTTGCAGCCGCAGCTGCCTTAACCACATTTATGGCAGGCTCTGCTCAAGCTTCTGAGCAGAATAATGCGCAAATGGAAACTAAGCCTTACAGCGCAAAATACGAATTATCCAGACGGGGCACTACCCGAGGACACGCTTCCCGGGTTTTAAGTCGCACGGAGCAGAATACTTGGCGGTATTACACCGAAAGCTATGCTTCTATGTTGTTTTTATCTGATCACCGGGAAAATGATACCGAATTTCTGATGCGAAACGGGCGTGTTGAGCCCCTGGTGTTTGATTACAGTCGCGAGGGCACCGGTTCAAATCAGTATTTTACCGTGCAGTTTGACCGTCCCAACAAAGAGCTTATTTCGATAGCTGGCGATGAAATTAATGCGGACTGGCGTGATGACCTGCTGGATGCCAACGCCGTTCTGCACCAGTTGCAGGTTGATGTTGCCGCTGGTGGCGATAACTGGACTTATCAATTGCTGGATGAAAATGGCAATAACCGGGAATATGAATTTGCCCGGGCGAAGACAGAGATTCTGCAATTACCTTATGGCGAAGTTGAGGTTGTACGAGTTGACCGGGTACGTGACACAGATCGTCGGCAGACCTTTTTCTGGTTTGCGCCTGAGCTTAATTACACCCTGGTAAGAATGCAGCAATTACGAAAAGGGCGGGAAGAAGCGATGATCAGTCTGACCGAACTTAATTTTGATGATGAATGA
- the fadE gene encoding acyl-CoA dehydrogenase FadE encodes MSVAIWIIATLLVLGTMIYHRSSLWVFTLGTAVMLGIGTGLTIFGSTTAIVLWIVAAVLLVPLNLGFIRKTILTKPILAAYRKIMPEMSKTEKDAIEAGTVWWDGEIFRGSPDWKMLHNIPAPRLTTEEEAFLNGPANKVCAMLDDWETTHELADMPEDVWQYLKDEKFFAMIIKKEYGGLEFSAYAQSRVLQKLSGVSTVLASTVGVPNSLGPGELLQHYGTKEQKDHYLPRLATGQEIPCFALTSPEAGSDAGAIPDSGVVCKGEWEGKEVIGMRLNFDKRYITLAPIATVVGLAFKMYDPDGLIGDEKELGITAALLPRDTKGLEIGRRHFPLNVPFHNGPIRGKDIFVPMDYIIGGQEMAGKGWRMLVECLSVGRAITLPSNSAGGAKSLALVTGAYSRIRRQFKLPIGKMEGVEEALARLGGNAYLMDAVTKLSTTGIDQGEKPSVISAIAKYHMTEKLRTAMNDAMDVHGGKGICLGPNNYLGRAYQGTPVAITVEGANILTRNMMIYGQGAIRCHPFVLEEMEASALKGAEGLRRFDKALFGHIGFVFANFTRSLFYGFGGSAFISTPANDSTSKYYKQMTRFSSNLALMSDVAMGVLGGSLKRKERVSARLGDMLSYLYLGSAVLKRFEDDGRPAEDLPFVHWAMQDTMYKLQQSQRAMLENFGFHGAFLKAIMYPFGVIAKAPSDKLDHQVARLLMSPNAARERLGDGQFLSPEGAYGYVETVLRDMIAAEPLHQKICDAAKKRFTFTKLDELAEEGKKLGVINDEEAALLVRAEEGRLKVINVDDFAHEDLLAGRGAREHFEKQQASNKNAA; translated from the coding sequence ATGAGTGTCGCAATTTGGATCATCGCTACCCTGTTAGTACTGGGTACCATGATTTATCACCGCAGTTCGCTGTGGGTTTTCACTTTAGGCACCGCTGTCATGCTTGGTATTGGCACCGGCTTAACGATATTCGGTTCAACCACAGCTATCGTCCTGTGGATTGTCGCTGCCGTACTACTGGTACCTCTGAACCTTGGTTTTATCCGTAAAACGATATTAACCAAGCCGATTCTTGCGGCGTACCGCAAAATCATGCCTGAGATGTCAAAAACTGAAAAAGACGCTATTGAAGCCGGTACTGTCTGGTGGGACGGCGAAATTTTCCGTGGTTCACCTGACTGGAAAATGTTGCATAACATTCCTGCTCCGCGTCTGACCACTGAAGAAGAAGCTTTCTTAAATGGCCCTGCAAACAAAGTCTGCGCCATGCTGGACGACTGGGAAACTACCCACGAGCTGGCGGATATGCCAGAAGACGTATGGCAGTATCTGAAGGATGAAAAATTCTTCGCCATGATCATCAAGAAAGAATATGGTGGTCTGGAATTCTCTGCTTACGCACAATCCCGCGTACTGCAAAAATTATCAGGTGTCAGCACAGTATTGGCTTCTACCGTTGGTGTACCTAACTCATTAGGTCCGGGCGAACTGCTGCAGCATTATGGTACTAAAGAACAGAAAGACCATTATCTGCCACGTCTGGCCACTGGTCAGGAAATTCCATGTTTTGCCTTAACCAGCCCTGAGGCCGGTTCTGACGCAGGCGCTATCCCGGATAGCGGTGTGGTCTGTAAAGGCGAGTGGGAAGGTAAAGAAGTCATTGGTATGCGCCTTAACTTTGACAAGCGCTATATCACCCTGGCGCCTATCGCTACAGTCGTGGGTCTGGCATTTAAAATGTACGATCCAGACGGTCTGATTGGTGATGAGAAAGAGCTGGGTATTACCGCGGCGTTGTTGCCTCGTGATACTAAAGGCCTTGAAATTGGTCGCCGTCACTTTCCGCTGAACGTACCTTTCCATAACGGTCCGATTCGCGGTAAAGACATCTTTGTACCTATGGACTACATCATTGGCGGCCAGGAAATGGCTGGCAAAGGCTGGCGTATGCTGGTTGAGTGTCTGTCGGTTGGCCGTGCTATCACCCTGCCTTCAAACAGTGCAGGTGGTGCTAAGTCACTGGCGCTGGTTACTGGTGCTTACTCACGTATTCGTCGTCAGTTCAAATTACCTATCGGTAAAATGGAAGGTGTCGAAGAAGCACTGGCGCGTTTAGGCGGCAATGCTTATCTGATGGATGCGGTTACCAAACTGTCGACCACAGGTATCGATCAAGGCGAGAAACCGAGCGTTATCTCTGCCATTGCTAAATACCACATGACCGAAAAACTGCGTACTGCCATGAACGATGCTATGGATGTACACGGCGGTAAAGGCATTTGTTTAGGTCCGAACAACTATCTCGGCCGTGCTTATCAGGGTACACCTGTGGCTATCACTGTTGAGGGTGCCAACATTCTGACCCGCAACATGATGATTTATGGCCAGGGCGCAATCCGTTGTCATCCATTTGTTCTGGAAGAAATGGAAGCTTCAGCTCTCAAAGGCGCTGAAGGCCTGCGTCGCTTTGATAAAGCGCTGTTCGGTCATATTGGTTTTGTCTTTGCTAACTTTACCCGTTCATTGTTCTACGGCTTTGGCGGCAGTGCTTTTATCAGCACACCAGCGAATGATTCCACCAGCAAGTACTACAAGCAAATGACCCGCTTTAGTTCTAACCTGGCACTGATGTCTGACGTGGCCATGGGCGTATTAGGCGGTTCACTGAAGCGTAAAGAGCGTGTTTCTGCTCGCTTAGGTGACATGCTGAGCTACCTGTACCTGGGTTCTGCTGTGCTGAAGCGTTTTGAAGACGACGGTCGCCCTGCTGAAGACCTGCCATTTGTGCATTGGGCAATGCAGGACACTATGTACAAACTGCAGCAAAGTCAGCGTGCCATGCTGGAAAACTTCGGTTTCCATGGTGCTTTCCTGAAAGCCATCATGTATCCGTTTGGCGTCATTGCTAAAGCACCCAGCGACAAGTTGGATCATCAGGTAGCTCGCTTACTGATGAGCCCGAACGCCGCTCGTGAACGTTTAGGCGACGGTCAGTTCCTGTCTCCTGAAGGTGCTTATGGTTACGTTGAAACCGTACTGCGCGACATGATCGCTGCTGAGCCGCTGCATCAGAAAATCTGTGATGCTGCTAAGAAGCGTTTCACCTTTACCAAGCTGGATGAGCTGGCTGAAGAAGGCAAGAAACTTGGCGTTATCAACGACGAAGAAGCCGCCCTACTGGTGCGTGCTGAAGAAGGTCGTCTGAAAGTAATTAACGTCGATGACTTCGCTCACGAAGACCTGCTGGCCGGCCGTGGCGCCCGCGAGCACTTCGAAAAGCAACAGGCAAGCAATAAAAACGCTGCCTGA
- a CDS encoding thioesterase family protein: MNLLLRLIWILIKRTRAGRSNPLDPLRVRSRALPNDLDFNLHVNNGRYFSFADLGRVDWFVRTGCLQVARQRKAIPVIGDATARFMRQLKAFDRFYVETRLLGWNEKWAFLEHKVLDKNDQVAAIIVVRGMFWNRKGGLTPQELMEATGHKGLESPELPAWVQQWAITLDTLSETNKAKKTEKQA; encoded by the coding sequence ATGAATTTATTGCTTCGTTTGATTTGGATTCTTATAAAACGTACCCGTGCGGGTCGGTCTAATCCGCTGGATCCGTTACGTGTGCGTTCCCGTGCTTTACCCAACGATTTAGATTTTAATCTGCATGTAAATAATGGGCGCTACTTTAGCTTTGCTGATCTTGGGCGTGTTGATTGGTTCGTGCGTACAGGTTGTCTGCAAGTCGCCAGGCAACGTAAAGCCATACCTGTAATTGGTGATGCAACCGCTCGTTTTATGCGTCAGCTGAAAGCTTTTGACCGTTTCTATGTAGAAACCCGGCTATTAGGTTGGAATGAGAAATGGGCTTTTTTAGAACATAAGGTGCTGGATAAAAACGATCAGGTGGCTGCAATTATTGTGGTACGTGGTATGTTCTGGAATCGCAAGGGTGGTTTGACACCGCAGGAATTAATGGAAGCAACCGGGCACAAAGGCCTGGAATCTCCTGAGTTGCCTGCCTGGGTGCAACAGTGGGCGATAACTTTGGATACCCTGAGTGAAACGAATAAAGCAAAAAAGACTGAAAAGCAGGCATAA
- a CDS encoding isopenicillin N synthase family dioxygenase: MSSIPHVDMSRYNSDFDAFVQALGEGYAVNGFVALTGHGINTDTIHKALDISRELFALPEAVKKQYHRPGQGGARGYTPFGTEIAKDAKHVDLKEFWHIGRELEGPAPYPQLTPNVWPQELPNFKTEMLKLYAALDELGNQVLEGIAVYLKQPRDYFRKRVNLGNSILRPLHYPPIIDEGTPSVRASAHEDINVITLLIGSREPGLEVLSKSGNWVPVTIIEGAIICNVGDMLQRLTNGVLPSTTHRVVNPPAPYSHKSRYSIPFFLHFNPDVMIEALESCVSEDNPKQQEAISADDYLMQRLREIGLMK; this comes from the coding sequence ATGAGTTCTATTCCCCATGTTGATATGAGTCGTTATAACAGCGATTTTGATGCGTTTGTACAAGCCCTGGGTGAAGGCTATGCAGTCAATGGATTTGTAGCTTTGACCGGGCATGGTATCAACACTGATACGATTCACAAGGCGCTGGATATCAGTCGTGAGTTATTTGCTTTACCCGAAGCGGTGAAGAAGCAGTATCACCGTCCGGGGCAGGGTGGAGCCAGAGGGTATACACCTTTTGGTACTGAAATCGCCAAAGATGCCAAGCATGTGGATTTAAAAGAGTTCTGGCATATTGGTCGCGAGCTTGAAGGCCCCGCGCCTTACCCACAGTTGACGCCAAATGTATGGCCGCAGGAACTGCCGAATTTTAAAACCGAAATGCTGAAGCTTTATGCCGCCCTGGATGAGCTGGGTAATCAGGTGTTGGAAGGCATTGCGGTTTATCTGAAACAACCCCGGGATTATTTTCGTAAGCGGGTTAATTTAGGTAATTCTATTTTACGGCCTTTACACTATCCACCCATTATCGATGAAGGCACTCCTTCAGTGCGGGCTTCTGCACACGAAGATATCAATGTGATTACCTTATTGATAGGTTCACGGGAGCCAGGTCTGGAAGTACTGTCGAAGTCAGGTAACTGGGTGCCCGTGACCATTATTGAAGGGGCTATTATCTGCAATGTGGGTGATATGTTACAGCGCCTGACCAACGGCGTTTTACCATCAACCACCCATCGGGTCGTTAATCCACCGGCGCCATATAGCCACAAATCACGTTATTCGATACCGTTTTTCCTGCACTTTAATCCTGACGTTATGATTGAAGCCCTGGAAAGCTGTGTTAGTGAGGATAATCCAAAACAACAGGAAGCTATTTCCGCTGATGATTACCTCATGCAGCGCTTGCGTGAAATCGGCCTGATGAAGTAA
- a CDS encoding alpha/beta hydrolase family protein, whose translation MQRVITLSAICLALASFSSSAIDPDDIWVNEVAPGSGSLKAFDSDHAEVLQQSLIKRWLQEEVSGEVLSQWSTDSEPGTQMLHVPVGVDRFTQGKLQLDNIEQASVFINGQRVNASGEDYELQLQTGDHQLLVLVEDAEDWSSIGLTWQGEAEHDVLHTARPDNYRLNAEQLFDAQTTTELSLSPDGDYMIWRRQHFSAETGDTPQFRLQLMHTESEQAVFEWTDTSASGFAWQQNSEQLAYISDNKVHILSLADMQIEAVTPELSGISNVRWIDDEQLIFSWNKTPDNDAGLTKRYQALEDRWSYFRDNSQLYTLNLANSAMHQLTQNPVSTSLQDIDAQGEYVLASRRQVDYAEPPHFAVELLEIRISDGAERVIGEYRTFNQALYGAEGIYVVAGPEFAEGAGRNVPEDMLSNNYDGQLYWMNRQGEDVGPLAIDFDPAIGAIYSAGENNLLLRVTERDGTQLYHYQADNQRFNKLNNNLDVIDQVAVSQQDSPRVAFAGTAARAPQRLYTQSLDSAQPSLWWDSKDDYYRLNSLSSVREWNFNNERGDTIYGRIYLPHDFDENESYPALVYYYGGTTPVQRAFTGRYPFNLWADMGYVVYVLQPTGATGFGQEFSARHVNAWGEYTVDDILQGTERFIEQHEFVDADRVGNLGASYGGFMTMLLATKTDLFAASMSHAGISSITSYWGQGWWGFLYSGEASKGSFPWNNPELYRDQSPVYRADRVNTPMLLIHGDADTNVPPGESHNMYTALKLLDKEVELVEYLGENHAINNREARLHWWQTYMAFFDKHLKDEPQWWQSLYPEN comes from the coding sequence ATGCAACGAGTGATAACTCTCTCAGCAATTTGTCTGGCGTTGGCCAGCTTTAGCAGTAGTGCTATAGATCCGGATGATATTTGGGTAAATGAAGTGGCGCCCGGTAGCGGTAGCCTGAAAGCTTTTGACAGTGACCACGCAGAGGTTCTGCAGCAGAGTTTAATCAAGCGCTGGTTGCAAGAGGAAGTTAGTGGTGAAGTCTTGAGTCAGTGGAGCACCGACTCAGAGCCTGGCACTCAGATGCTGCATGTACCTGTGGGAGTGGACCGTTTTACCCAGGGTAAATTGCAACTGGATAATATCGAGCAGGCTAGTGTATTTATTAATGGGCAACGAGTGAACGCTAGTGGCGAAGACTACGAGCTTCAGTTACAAACAGGTGATCATCAGTTGCTGGTGCTGGTCGAAGATGCTGAAGACTGGAGCTCTATAGGCCTGACCTGGCAGGGGGAGGCGGAGCATGATGTGTTGCATACCGCACGTCCGGATAATTATCGGCTGAATGCGGAACAGTTATTTGATGCCCAGACCACCACTGAGTTAAGCCTGTCTCCGGATGGTGACTATATGATCTGGCGCCGTCAGCATTTCAGCGCTGAAACGGGAGATACGCCGCAGTTTCGTCTGCAACTGATGCATACGGAGTCTGAACAGGCTGTTTTTGAGTGGACCGATACCAGTGCCAGTGGTTTTGCCTGGCAGCAAAATAGCGAACAGCTGGCCTATATCAGTGACAATAAAGTTCACATACTGTCGCTGGCGGACATGCAGATTGAGGCGGTCACTCCGGAACTGTCCGGTATCAGCAATGTGCGCTGGATAGATGACGAACAGCTTATTTTTAGCTGGAACAAAACACCTGACAACGACGCTGGCCTTACTAAACGTTATCAGGCGCTGGAGGACCGCTGGAGTTACTTTCGCGACAACAGTCAATTGTATACGCTGAACCTTGCGAATAGCGCTATGCATCAACTAACTCAGAATCCGGTGTCTACCAGCTTGCAGGATATCGATGCGCAGGGCGAGTATGTGCTGGCCAGTCGGCGACAGGTGGATTATGCAGAACCGCCTCATTTTGCGGTTGAGCTCCTTGAAATTCGCATCAGTGACGGCGCAGAACGCGTGATTGGCGAATACCGTACTTTCAATCAGGCGCTGTATGGTGCTGAAGGTATTTATGTAGTGGCGGGACCTGAGTTCGCTGAAGGTGCCGGCCGCAATGTGCCTGAGGACATGCTGTCGAACAATTACGATGGCCAGTTATACTGGATGAATCGTCAAGGCGAGGACGTTGGCCCACTGGCGATAGACTTTGATCCTGCTATTGGCGCTATCTATTCGGCAGGTGAAAATAACCTGCTATTGCGTGTAACCGAACGCGACGGCACTCAGCTTTATCATTATCAGGCGGACAATCAGCGTTTCAATAAGCTGAATAATAACCTGGATGTGATTGACCAGGTTGCGGTCAGTCAGCAGGATAGCCCACGGGTAGCCTTTGCTGGCACGGCTGCGAGAGCTCCACAACGACTGTATACCCAGAGTCTGGACAGTGCTCAGCCATCGTTGTGGTGGGACAGTAAAGACGATTATTACCGCCTGAATAGTTTATCCAGTGTGCGCGAGTGGAATTTCAATAACGAGCGTGGGGATACTATTTACGGTCGTATTTATCTGCCCCATGACTTTGATGAAAATGAGAGTTACCCGGCACTGGTGTATTACTACGGCGGTACGACCCCGGTACAGCGCGCGTTTACCGGTCGTTACCCGTTTAATCTATGGGCCGATATGGGCTATGTGGTGTATGTATTACAACCCACAGGCGCCACCGGATTTGGTCAGGAGTTCTCAGCACGTCATGTTAATGCCTGGGGTGAATACACTGTCGACGATATTCTGCAGGGTACTGAGCGCTTTATTGAGCAGCATGAGTTTGTCGATGCTGATCGGGTGGGTAATTTAGGCGCTTCTTATGGCGGCTTTATGACCATGTTACTGGCCACTAAAACGGATCTTTTTGCCGCATCTATGTCGCATGCGGGTATCAGTAGCATTACTTCATACTGGGGCCAGGGCTGGTGGGGCTTTTTGTATTCCGGTGAAGCCAGTAAAGGCAGCTTCCCCTGGAATAACCCTGAGTTGTACCGGGATCAGAGTCCGGTGTATCGGGCTGATCGTGTGAATACGCCGATGTTATTGATTCATGGCGATGCGGATACCAATGTACCCCCGGGCGAAAGTCACAACATGTATACCGCTCTTAAATTGCTGGATAAAGAAGTAGAGTTGGTTGAATACCTGGGCGAAAATCACGCGATTAATAACCGTGAGGCCCGCCTGCATTGGTGGCAGACTTACATGGCTTTTTTTGATAAACACTTAAAAGACGAGCCACAGTGGTGGCAGTCGTTATATCCTGAAAATTAA